Proteins encoded in a region of the Quercus lobata isolate SW786 chromosome 8, ValleyOak3.0 Primary Assembly, whole genome shotgun sequence genome:
- the LOC115955841 gene encoding scarecrow-like protein 21 isoform X1 yields MDSRQLFGIGVTSAGISFTSSHPTVPSIPSRLLGSLKFDFGNSPNSPFSSHFDSDTLTALSDGQEQQSSTENLSGVSPSCNSSLESNSYFNRPRLSLDCHQDSQELHSGGACFIQDANCSPNIKHVLLDIETALMGPDDSEEVTTREISIPETPVQRSRSWSQEPQGVNVFHSQPSFVPMQQSVEVVHVEKRHKAMDELSLQGFAQGNLKQLLTACAKALSDNRMDDFDKLTEKARDAVSITGEPIQRLGAYMVEGLVARKEASGTNIYHALKCREPESKDLLSYMHILYEICPYLKFGYMAANGAIADACKNEDRIHIIDFQIAMGTQWMTLLQALAARPGGAPHVRITGIDDPINKYARGDGLEAVGRRLAAISAKFNIPVEFHGVPEFAPDITRDMLNVRPGEALAVNFPLQLHHTPDESVDVNNPRDELLRMIKSLSPKVVTLVEQESNTNTTPFFHRFVETLEYYLAMFESIDVTLPRSSKERINVEQHCLARDIVNIIACEGKERVERHELFGKWKSRLTMAGFRQYPLSTYVNSVIKSLLRCYSEHYNLVEKDGAMLLGWKNRNLISASAWQ; encoded by the coding sequence ATGGACTCACGCCAGTTATTTGGAATTGGAGTGACTAGTGCAGGCATATCCTTCACATCTTCTCATCCCACTGTTCCATCAATACCTAGTAGACTACTTGGATCCttgaagtttgattttggaaaCTCACCAAACTCACCCTTTTCGTCTCACTTTGATTCTGATACCCTGACTGCATTAAGTGACGGCCAGGAGCAGCAGAGTTCCACAGAGAATCTATCAGGAGTCAGCCCTTCCTGTAATTCTTCGCTTGAAAGCAACAGTTATTTTAATCGGCCAAGGCTTTCTCTAGACTGTCATCAAGACAGTCAAGAGCTCCATTCAGGTGGGGCTTGTTTTATACAGGATGCAAATTGTAGCCCGAACATAAAGCACGTTTTACTGGATATAGAAACTGCTTTAAtgggtcctgatgatagtgaaGAAGTCACTACAAGGGAAATTAGTATACCAGAGACACCTGTCCAAAGATCTAGGTCATGGAGTCAGGAACCACAAGGGGTAAATGTATTTCACTCTCAGCCATCATTTGTTCCTATGCAACAATCAGTTGAGGTTGTTCATGTAGAGAAACGTCATAAAGCGATGGATGAATTGTCTTTGCAGGGTTTTGCCCAGGGGAATCTTAAGCAATTGCTGACTGCATGTGCTAAAGCTCTCTCTGACAACAGGATGGATGATTTTGATAAGTTGACTGAAAAGGCTAGAGATGCTGTGTCTATCACAGGAGAACCAATCCAGCGTCTTGGTGCTTACATGGTTGAAGGGTTGGTAGCAAGGAAGGAGGCATCAGGGACTAACATTTACCATGCTCTTAAGTGTAGGGAGCCTGAAAGCAAGGACTTGCTTTCATACATGCATATCCTTTATGAAATCTGCCCCTACTTAAAATTTGGTTACATGGCAGCCAATGGGGCCATTGCTGATGCATGCAAAAATGAGGACCGCATCCACATCATAGATTTTCAGATTGCTATGGGAACCCAGTGGATGACTCTCCTTCAAGCGCTTGCAGCACGACCTGGAGGGGCTCCCCATGTTCGGATTACAGGGATTGATGACCCTATTAACAAGTATGCCCGTGGTGATGGGTTGGAGGCAGTAGGGAGACGGTTGGCAGCCATTTCTGCAAAATTTAACATCCCAGTTGAGTTTCACGGGGTGCCAGAATTTGCTCCAGATATCACACGGGATATGCTTAATGTCAGGCCTGGTGAGGCTTTGGCTGTAAACTTCCCTCTGCAGCTCCATCACACCCCGGATGAGAGTGTTGATGTGAACAATCCAAGAGATGAGCTTCTAAGAATGATAAAGTCACTTTCTCCCAAGGTGGTCACTTTGGTGGAGCaagaatcaaacacaaacacaacccCTTTCTTCCATAGGTTTGTGGAAACTCTAGAATACTACTTGGCAATGTTTGAATCAATCGATGTCACCCTGCCAAGAAGCAGCAAGGAGCGTATCAATGTGGAGCAGCATTGTTTGGCTAGGGATATCGTGAACATTATTGCTTGCGAGGGAAAGGAGAGGGTGGAGCGTCATGAGCTCTTTGGCAAGTGGAAGTCTAGATTGACAATGGCAGGGTTTCGCCAATATCCATTGAGCACCTATGTCAATTCTGTGATAAAGAGCCTGCTGAGGTGTTATTCAGAACATTATAATCTAGTGGAGAAGGATGGGGCTATGCTCTTGGGCTGGAAAAACAGGAATCTGATATCCGCTTCTGCTTGGCAATGA
- the LOC115955841 gene encoding chitin-inducible gibberellin-responsive protein 1-like isoform X2: MDSRQLFGIGVTSAGISFTSSHPTVPSIPSRLLGSLKFDFGNSPNSPFSSHFDSDTLTALSDGQEQQSSTENLSGVSPSCNSSLESNSYFNRPRLSLDCHQDSQELHSGGACFIQDANCSPNIKHVLLDIETALMGPDDSEEVTTREISIPETPVQRSRSWSQEPQGVNGFAQGNLKQLLTACAKALSDNRMDDFDKLTEKARDAVSITGEPIQRLGAYMVEGLVARKEASGTNIYHALKCREPESKDLLSYMHILYEICPYLKFGYMAANGAIADACKNEDRIHIIDFQIAMGTQWMTLLQALAARPGGAPHVRITGIDDPINKYARGDGLEAVGRRLAAISAKFNIPVEFHGVPEFAPDITRDMLNVRPGEALAVNFPLQLHHTPDESVDVNNPRDELLRMIKSLSPKVVTLVEQESNTNTTPFFHRFVETLEYYLAMFESIDVTLPRSSKERINVEQHCLARDIVNIIACEGKERVERHELFGKWKSRLTMAGFRQYPLSTYVNSVIKSLLRCYSEHYNLVEKDGAMLLGWKNRNLISASAWQ; encoded by the exons ATGGACTCACGCCAGTTATTTGGAATTGGAGTGACTAGTGCAGGCATATCCTTCACATCTTCTCATCCCACTGTTCCATCAATACCTAGTAGACTACTTGGATCCttgaagtttgattttggaaaCTCACCAAACTCACCCTTTTCGTCTCACTTTGATTCTGATACCCTGACTGCATTAAGTGACGGCCAGGAGCAGCAGAGTTCCACAGAGAATCTATCAGGAGTCAGCCCTTCCTGTAATTCTTCGCTTGAAAGCAACAGTTATTTTAATCGGCCAAGGCTTTCTCTAGACTGTCATCAAGACAGTCAAGAGCTCCATTCAGGTGGGGCTTGTTTTATACAGGATGCAAATTGTAGCCCGAACATAAAGCACGTTTTACTGGATATAGAAACTGCTTTAAtgggtcctgatgatagtgaaGAAGTCACTACAAGGGAAATTAGTATACCAGAGACACCTGTCCAAAGATCTAGGTCATGGAGTCAGGAACCACAAGGGGTAAAT GGTTTTGCCCAGGGGAATCTTAAGCAATTGCTGACTGCATGTGCTAAAGCTCTCTCTGACAACAGGATGGATGATTTTGATAAGTTGACTGAAAAGGCTAGAGATGCTGTGTCTATCACAGGAGAACCAATCCAGCGTCTTGGTGCTTACATGGTTGAAGGGTTGGTAGCAAGGAAGGAGGCATCAGGGACTAACATTTACCATGCTCTTAAGTGTAGGGAGCCTGAAAGCAAGGACTTGCTTTCATACATGCATATCCTTTATGAAATCTGCCCCTACTTAAAATTTGGTTACATGGCAGCCAATGGGGCCATTGCTGATGCATGCAAAAATGAGGACCGCATCCACATCATAGATTTTCAGATTGCTATGGGAACCCAGTGGATGACTCTCCTTCAAGCGCTTGCAGCACGACCTGGAGGGGCTCCCCATGTTCGGATTACAGGGATTGATGACCCTATTAACAAGTATGCCCGTGGTGATGGGTTGGAGGCAGTAGGGAGACGGTTGGCAGCCATTTCTGCAAAATTTAACATCCCAGTTGAGTTTCACGGGGTGCCAGAATTTGCTCCAGATATCACACGGGATATGCTTAATGTCAGGCCTGGTGAGGCTTTGGCTGTAAACTTCCCTCTGCAGCTCCATCACACCCCGGATGAGAGTGTTGATGTGAACAATCCAAGAGATGAGCTTCTAAGAATGATAAAGTCACTTTCTCCCAAGGTGGTCACTTTGGTGGAGCaagaatcaaacacaaacacaacccCTTTCTTCCATAGGTTTGTGGAAACTCTAGAATACTACTTGGCAATGTTTGAATCAATCGATGTCACCCTGCCAAGAAGCAGCAAGGAGCGTATCAATGTGGAGCAGCATTGTTTGGCTAGGGATATCGTGAACATTATTGCTTGCGAGGGAAAGGAGAGGGTGGAGCGTCATGAGCTCTTTGGCAAGTGGAAGTCTAGATTGACAATGGCAGGGTTTCGCCAATATCCATTGAGCACCTATGTCAATTCTGTGATAAAGAGCCTGCTGAGGTGTTATTCAGAACATTATAATCTAGTGGAGAAGGATGGGGCTATGCTCTTGGGCTGGAAAAACAGGAATCTGATATCCGCTTCTGCTTGGCAATGA
- the LOC115955841 gene encoding chitin-inducible gibberellin-responsive protein 1-like isoform X3, with the protein MDSRQLFGIGVTSAGISFTSSHPTVPSIPSRLLGSLKFDFGNSPNSPFSSHFDSDTLTALSDGQEQQSSTENLSGVSPSCNSSLESNSYFNRPRLSLDCHQDSQELHSGGACFIQDANCSPNIKHVLLDIETALMGPDDSEEVTTREISIPETPVQRSRSWSQEPQGGFAQGNLKQLLTACAKALSDNRMDDFDKLTEKARDAVSITGEPIQRLGAYMVEGLVARKEASGTNIYHALKCREPESKDLLSYMHILYEICPYLKFGYMAANGAIADACKNEDRIHIIDFQIAMGTQWMTLLQALAARPGGAPHVRITGIDDPINKYARGDGLEAVGRRLAAISAKFNIPVEFHGVPEFAPDITRDMLNVRPGEALAVNFPLQLHHTPDESVDVNNPRDELLRMIKSLSPKVVTLVEQESNTNTTPFFHRFVETLEYYLAMFESIDVTLPRSSKERINVEQHCLARDIVNIIACEGKERVERHELFGKWKSRLTMAGFRQYPLSTYVNSVIKSLLRCYSEHYNLVEKDGAMLLGWKNRNLISASAWQ; encoded by the exons ATGGACTCACGCCAGTTATTTGGAATTGGAGTGACTAGTGCAGGCATATCCTTCACATCTTCTCATCCCACTGTTCCATCAATACCTAGTAGACTACTTGGATCCttgaagtttgattttggaaaCTCACCAAACTCACCCTTTTCGTCTCACTTTGATTCTGATACCCTGACTGCATTAAGTGACGGCCAGGAGCAGCAGAGTTCCACAGAGAATCTATCAGGAGTCAGCCCTTCCTGTAATTCTTCGCTTGAAAGCAACAGTTATTTTAATCGGCCAAGGCTTTCTCTAGACTGTCATCAAGACAGTCAAGAGCTCCATTCAGGTGGGGCTTGTTTTATACAGGATGCAAATTGTAGCCCGAACATAAAGCACGTTTTACTGGATATAGAAACTGCTTTAAtgggtcctgatgatagtgaaGAAGTCACTACAAGGGAAATTAGTATACCAGAGACACCTGTCCAAAGATCTAGGTCATGGAGTCAGGAACCACAAGGG GGTTTTGCCCAGGGGAATCTTAAGCAATTGCTGACTGCATGTGCTAAAGCTCTCTCTGACAACAGGATGGATGATTTTGATAAGTTGACTGAAAAGGCTAGAGATGCTGTGTCTATCACAGGAGAACCAATCCAGCGTCTTGGTGCTTACATGGTTGAAGGGTTGGTAGCAAGGAAGGAGGCATCAGGGACTAACATTTACCATGCTCTTAAGTGTAGGGAGCCTGAAAGCAAGGACTTGCTTTCATACATGCATATCCTTTATGAAATCTGCCCCTACTTAAAATTTGGTTACATGGCAGCCAATGGGGCCATTGCTGATGCATGCAAAAATGAGGACCGCATCCACATCATAGATTTTCAGATTGCTATGGGAACCCAGTGGATGACTCTCCTTCAAGCGCTTGCAGCACGACCTGGAGGGGCTCCCCATGTTCGGATTACAGGGATTGATGACCCTATTAACAAGTATGCCCGTGGTGATGGGTTGGAGGCAGTAGGGAGACGGTTGGCAGCCATTTCTGCAAAATTTAACATCCCAGTTGAGTTTCACGGGGTGCCAGAATTTGCTCCAGATATCACACGGGATATGCTTAATGTCAGGCCTGGTGAGGCTTTGGCTGTAAACTTCCCTCTGCAGCTCCATCACACCCCGGATGAGAGTGTTGATGTGAACAATCCAAGAGATGAGCTTCTAAGAATGATAAAGTCACTTTCTCCCAAGGTGGTCACTTTGGTGGAGCaagaatcaaacacaaacacaacccCTTTCTTCCATAGGTTTGTGGAAACTCTAGAATACTACTTGGCAATGTTTGAATCAATCGATGTCACCCTGCCAAGAAGCAGCAAGGAGCGTATCAATGTGGAGCAGCATTGTTTGGCTAGGGATATCGTGAACATTATTGCTTGCGAGGGAAAGGAGAGGGTGGAGCGTCATGAGCTCTTTGGCAAGTGGAAGTCTAGATTGACAATGGCAGGGTTTCGCCAATATCCATTGAGCACCTATGTCAATTCTGTGATAAAGAGCCTGCTGAGGTGTTATTCAGAACATTATAATCTAGTGGAGAAGGATGGGGCTATGCTCTTGGGCTGGAAAAACAGGAATCTGATATCCGCTTCTGCTTGGCAATGA